A region from the Hypericibacter adhaerens genome encodes:
- a CDS encoding ABC transporter substrate-binding protein produces MAIRVTRRNVIKGMAGAAAATTPVFSPYVLKSAWAADPIVLGLPIAQTAQAGVADHQDHWNGSILAQEEINAAGGILGRKLELKVVDIDPLSPESCQVSIKALTDAKVHAISCAFTLAPIPTADASVKYKCPFLWGVTQRNYTEEVAKNPDKYSHCFQTDPSEVHYGYTFPIFLKDMKDRGLWKPLNNGVHIVQEQIAYNQTISKALQEALPKSEFTLAKVTDIQYPVQDWGPVIQDIKKTGAGAVMIDHWVAAEYAAFVKQFQADPLKGALVYLQYGPSQPEFLELAGKAAEGFVWSTVLGVYADEKGTEFRNKYKKRFPGVMGLVYTGNSYDTAYYLKAAWEAVGDPNKFKEVCDWIRVNPFRGVCGYMDMNNKYQECAHFPDDGNPVSATELEKGMGQLYFQVQDVEHKIIYPDPLKEVTLRPAPWI; encoded by the coding sequence ATGGCGATCAGAGTCACTCGACGCAATGTCATCAAGGGAATGGCGGGCGCGGCCGCGGCGACAACCCCGGTCTTTTCGCCTTATGTCCTGAAGTCGGCCTGGGCGGCCGATCCGATCGTGCTCGGATTGCCGATCGCGCAGACGGCGCAGGCCGGCGTGGCCGACCATCAGGACCATTGGAATGGTTCGATCCTGGCGCAAGAGGAGATCAACGCCGCCGGCGGCATCCTCGGCCGGAAGCTCGAGCTCAAGGTCGTCGACATCGATCCGCTGTCGCCGGAAAGCTGCCAAGTCTCGATCAAGGCGCTGACGGACGCCAAGGTTCACGCCATCTCCTGCGCCTTCACCCTGGCGCCGATCCCGACGGCTGACGCTTCGGTCAAGTACAAGTGCCCCTTCCTCTGGGGCGTGACCCAGCGCAACTACACCGAAGAGGTGGCGAAGAATCCGGACAAATACAGCCATTGCTTCCAGACCGATCCGTCGGAGGTGCATTACGGCTACACCTTCCCGATCTTCCTGAAGGACATGAAGGATCGGGGCCTGTGGAAGCCGCTCAACAACGGCGTCCATATCGTCCAGGAGCAGATCGCCTACAACCAGACGATCTCCAAGGCGCTGCAGGAGGCGCTGCCCAAGAGCGAGTTCACCCTCGCCAAGGTGACCGACATCCAATACCCGGTCCAGGACTGGGGCCCGGTGATCCAGGACATCAAGAAGACCGGCGCCGGCGCGGTCATGATCGACCATTGGGTCGCGGCCGAATATGCGGCTTTCGTGAAGCAGTTCCAGGCCGATCCGCTCAAGGGCGCGCTGGTCTATCTGCAATACGGTCCCTCGCAGCCGGAGTTCCTGGAGCTGGCCGGAAAGGCGGCCGAAGGCTTCGTCTGGAGCACTGTGCTCGGCGTCTATGCCGACGAGAAGGGCACCGAGTTCCGCAACAAATACAAGAAGCGGTTCCCCGGCGTCATGGGGCTCGTCTACACGGGCAACAGCTACGACACCGCCTATTACCTGAAGGCGGCCTGGGAAGCCGTGGGCGATCCGAACAAGTTCAAGGAGGTCTGCGACTGGATCCGGGTCAATCCCTTCCGCGGCGTCTGCGGCTACATGGACATGAACAACAAGTATCAGGAATGCGCCCATTTCCCCGATGACGGCAATCCGGTCTCGGCGACCGAGCTCGAGAAGGGCATGGGCCAGCTCTATTTCCAGGTGCAGGACGTCGAGCACAAGATCATCTATCCCGATCCGCTGAAGGAAGTGACCCTGCGTCCGGCGCCATGGATCTGA
- a CDS encoding DoxX family protein — MTTFDQIGAAWTSRAQGLLRIMTGLFLLEHGTTKHLGFPLTEMSSVPSFSLIGIAGWIELIGGILFVIGLFTRPVAFILSGFTAVAFFYVHFPNSVFPIQNGGELAALYCFVFLFFAAAGPGAWSVDGARAKSA, encoded by the coding sequence ATGACGACTTTCGATCAGATCGGCGCGGCCTGGACGTCGCGCGCGCAAGGCCTGCTTCGCATCATGACGGGACTGTTCCTGCTGGAGCATGGAACCACCAAGCATCTGGGCTTCCCGCTGACGGAGATGTCGAGCGTGCCCAGCTTCTCCTTGATCGGCATCGCCGGCTGGATCGAGCTGATCGGCGGCATCCTCTTCGTCATCGGCCTCTTCACACGGCCCGTTGCCTTTATTCTGTCGGGCTTCACAGCGGTGGCGTTCTTCTACGTGCACTTCCCGAACTCGGTCTTCCCGATCCAGAACGGCGGCGAGCTCGCGGCCCTCTACTGCTTCGTGTTCCTGTTCTTCGCGGCGGCCGGCCCCGGCGCCTGGAGCGTCGACGGCGCCCGCGCCAAATCGGCCTGA
- a CDS encoding N,N-dimethylformamidase beta subunit family domain-containing protein gives MAQIKVFGYSDKISVKAGDEISFHATVDGTDRAKAQLVRLIHGDQHPEGPGFIEEEVKSSIDGEWAIKKQFTQVGSFLKVADPGRKLALDGSFTLFGFIWPSLHGEGVREALIGRWDLFRNEGYCLGINQKGALEFWVGDGKEIDYVAAEVPLMRKIWYFVAVSYDAGSGQATIYQEGVLNRYNSLLGKVAPVDYRSHVRETLRFRAKNAPDIPFLVAGAQDWHELRGHFVSQNYNGKIDRPGVYGRALSREELDRLRNGEPPSAEGLIAYWDSSKGYTDRGIGDRVVDTGPNGLHAEGYNRPVRAQTGWNWKGRNDCFRLAPEEYGGIEFHADAILDCRWEVARRFTIPADLKSGVYAVRLRAGDGSGLGEEYIVFFVRAAVPKARIAFLVPTASYLAYANERLSFDAQMVQPIMGQAPIVSEVDIELYQTRDFGLSTYDAHADGAGVCYSSYRRPILNMRPKCRMASMGITWQLAADLSIVGWLEHLKYDYEIVTDEDLHFGGLKAIEPYKLVITGSHPEYYSEEMLDASEDFVAGGGRLIYMGGNGYYWNIAFRPEEPWVMEVRKLDSGMRAWNARPGEHYLQTTGQKSGLWKNLGRPPQKLTGVGFISQGFDSARPFRRMPDSWHRTVAWITEGIEGEVIGDFGLAHGGAAGIEIDRYDLSLGTPPHAKIIASSGGHSDNYALVVEEVLYAYPGMTGTFDYRIRADMVYFTAPNHGGVFSTGSIGFSGALPHNRFDNNVSKLLKNVVDAFAKEGPLPGWSWVAEEKQWR, from the coding sequence ATGGCACAAATCAAGGTCTTCGGCTACAGCGACAAGATCTCGGTCAAGGCGGGCGACGAGATCAGCTTCCATGCGACGGTGGACGGCACGGATCGCGCGAAAGCGCAGCTCGTGCGGCTGATCCATGGCGATCAGCACCCGGAAGGCCCCGGCTTCATCGAGGAGGAGGTCAAATCCTCGATCGACGGCGAATGGGCGATCAAGAAGCAGTTCACGCAGGTCGGATCCTTCCTCAAGGTCGCGGACCCGGGGCGCAAGCTGGCGCTCGACGGCAGCTTCACGCTGTTCGGCTTCATCTGGCCCAGCCTCCATGGCGAGGGCGTGCGCGAGGCGCTGATCGGGCGCTGGGATCTCTTCCGCAACGAGGGCTACTGCCTCGGCATCAACCAGAAGGGCGCGCTGGAATTCTGGGTCGGCGACGGCAAGGAGATCGACTATGTCGCGGCCGAGGTGCCGCTAATGCGGAAGATCTGGTATTTCGTCGCGGTCAGCTATGACGCGGGTTCGGGCCAGGCGACGATCTACCAGGAGGGCGTGCTCAACCGCTACAACAGCCTCCTCGGCAAGGTGGCGCCGGTCGATTACCGCTCCCATGTGCGCGAGACCCTGCGGTTCCGCGCCAAGAACGCGCCCGACATCCCCTTCCTCGTCGCCGGCGCCCAGGACTGGCACGAGCTCCGCGGTCATTTCGTCAGCCAGAACTACAACGGCAAGATCGACCGGCCGGGCGTCTATGGCCGCGCGCTCAGCCGCGAGGAGCTCGACCGGCTCCGCAACGGCGAGCCGCCGTCCGCGGAGGGGCTGATCGCCTATTGGGACAGCAGCAAGGGCTATACCGATCGCGGCATCGGCGACCGGGTGGTCGATACCGGGCCGAACGGCCTCCATGCCGAGGGCTATAACCGCCCGGTTCGCGCCCAGACCGGCTGGAACTGGAAAGGGCGGAACGATTGCTTCCGGCTGGCGCCGGAGGAATATGGCGGCATCGAGTTCCATGCCGACGCGATCCTCGATTGCCGATGGGAGGTGGCGCGGCGCTTCACCATCCCGGCCGACCTGAAGAGCGGCGTCTATGCCGTGCGGCTCCGGGCCGGCGACGGCTCCGGGCTGGGCGAAGAATATATCGTCTTCTTCGTGCGGGCCGCGGTGCCGAAGGCGCGGATCGCCTTCCTGGTGCCGACCGCGAGCTATCTCGCCTATGCCAATGAGCGGCTGAGCTTCGACGCCCAGATGGTGCAGCCGATCATGGGTCAGGCGCCGATCGTCTCCGAGGTCGATATCGAGCTCTACCAGACCCGCGATTTCGGCCTCTCGACCTACGACGCCCATGCCGACGGCGCCGGCGTCTGCTACAGCTCCTATCGCCGGCCGATCCTCAACATGCGCCCGAAATGCCGCATGGCCTCCATGGGGATCACCTGGCAGCTCGCGGCGGACCTGTCGATCGTCGGCTGGCTCGAGCATCTGAAATACGATTACGAGATCGTCACCGACGAGGATCTCCATTTCGGCGGGCTGAAGGCGATCGAGCCCTACAAGCTGGTGATCACCGGCAGCCATCCCGAGTACTATTCGGAGGAGATGCTCGACGCCTCCGAGGACTTCGTCGCGGGCGGCGGCCGGCTGATCTATATGGGCGGCAACGGGTATTACTGGAACATCGCCTTCCGGCCCGAGGAACCCTGGGTCATGGAGGTGCGCAAGCTCGATTCCGGCATGCGCGCCTGGAACGCCCGGCCGGGCGAGCATTACCTGCAGACGACCGGCCAGAAGAGCGGCCTCTGGAAGAATCTGGGCCGGCCGCCGCAGAAGCTCACGGGCGTCGGCTTCATCTCGCAGGGGTTCGATTCGGCGCGGCCCTTCCGGCGTATGCCCGACAGCTGGCATCGCACCGTCGCCTGGATCACCGAGGGGATCGAAGGCGAGGTCATCGGCGATTTCGGCCTCGCCCATGGCGGTGCCGCCGGCATCGAGATCGACCGCTACGATCTGAGCCTGGGCACGCCGCCCCACGCCAAGATCATCGCCTCATCGGGCGGTCACAGCGACAATTATGCGCTGGTGGTGGAGGAGGTGCTCTATGCCTATCCGGGCATGACCGGCACCTTCGATTACCGCATCCGCGCCGACATGGTCTATTTCACGGCGCCCAATCATGGCGGCGTGTTCTCGACCGGCTCGATCGGATTCAGCGGGGCGCTGCCGCACAACCGCTTCGACAACAATGTCTCGAAGCTGCTGAAGAACGTGGTGGACGCCTTCGCCAAGGAGGGACCGCTGCCCGGCTGGAGCTGGGTTGCCGAGGAGAAGCAGTGGCGATGA
- a CDS encoding FGGY-family carbohydrate kinase, with protein sequence MGDGRDIVIGIDQGTTNTKAVAIDRQGRVLGQAERPIASASPRLGWVEQDPNAMLANGVACVGEVLAGLGRGPGSVAGLGIANQTETLVVWDSRTGEPVLPAIVWKCRRGDAELASLRRGETVALLRRKTGLDLDPTFTAAKLRWIAAHRPEIAARLATGDCLFGTVDVWLIWKLTGGATYATEPGNASRTMLLDIAKATWDPDLAALFDLKLARLPELRPSAGAFGETARAFFGAAVPITAAMGDQQAALFGHGCFEPLQLKVTYGTGAFLWVNAGSDPAIEATDGLIRTIAWSLDRPTYALEGFVMYAGAILDWLATRLGIEGGGAAVVREARQAGLSDGVVLVPAFQGLAAPWWRPEVRAGLIGMTEATTRAHLCHAGLEALCYQIRAVLEGVRRSTGRPIGTVRIDGGPTRSDYLMQMQANMLQQTLAASAFDSMTPFGAALMAGLGAGVWRDLGELRSLVTPSREIAPDPGEAARWDRGYADWRAAAEALLGLYDRRRTAP encoded by the coding sequence GTGGGGGACGGAAGGGACATCGTCATCGGCATCGATCAGGGCACGACCAACACCAAGGCCGTGGCGATCGACAGGCAAGGACGGGTGCTGGGCCAGGCGGAGCGGCCCATCGCCTCGGCCTCGCCGCGGCTGGGCTGGGTCGAGCAGGACCCGAACGCCATGCTGGCGAACGGTGTCGCCTGCGTGGGCGAGGTGCTGGCCGGGCTCGGCCGCGGCCCGGGCTCGGTCGCGGGCCTCGGCATCGCGAACCAGACCGAGACCCTGGTCGTCTGGGACAGCCGGACCGGCGAGCCCGTGCTGCCGGCGATCGTCTGGAAATGCCGGCGCGGCGATGCCGAGCTCGCATCGTTGCGACGCGGCGAGACGGTGGCACTGCTGCGCCGCAAGACCGGGCTCGATCTGGACCCGACCTTCACCGCGGCGAAGCTCCGGTGGATTGCGGCTCATCGTCCGGAGATCGCGGCCCGGCTGGCCACAGGCGATTGCCTCTTCGGCACGGTCGATGTCTGGCTGATCTGGAAGCTCACGGGCGGCGCCACTTATGCGACCGAACCCGGCAACGCTTCGCGCACCATGCTGCTCGATATCGCGAAGGCCACGTGGGACCCCGATCTCGCGGCGCTGTTCGATCTGAAGCTGGCGCGGTTGCCCGAGCTGCGGCCCTCGGCCGGCGCCTTCGGCGAGACCGCGCGCGCGTTCTTCGGTGCGGCCGTCCCGATCACCGCCGCGATGGGCGACCAGCAGGCGGCCCTCTTCGGCCATGGCTGCTTCGAGCCGTTGCAGCTCAAGGTGACCTACGGCACCGGCGCCTTCCTCTGGGTCAATGCCGGCAGCGATCCGGCGATCGAGGCCACAGACGGGCTGATCCGCACCATCGCCTGGAGCCTCGACCGGCCGACCTATGCGCTCGAGGGCTTCGTGATGTATGCCGGCGCCATCCTCGACTGGCTGGCGACGCGGCTGGGGATCGAGGGCGGCGGGGCGGCGGTGGTGCGCGAAGCGCGACAGGCGGGCCTGAGCGACGGCGTCGTGCTGGTGCCGGCCTTCCAGGGGCTGGCGGCGCCCTGGTGGCGCCCGGAGGTCCGTGCCGGCCTCATCGGCATGACCGAGGCCACCACGCGCGCCCATCTCTGTCATGCCGGGCTGGAGGCCCTGTGCTATCAGATCCGTGCCGTGCTCGAGGGCGTGCGTCGCTCGACCGGCCGGCCGATCGGCACGGTGCGGATCGATGGCGGCCCGACACGCTCGGATTATCTGATGCAGATGCAGGCGAACATGCTGCAGCAAACCCTGGCCGCTTCGGCCTTCGATTCCATGACGCCTTTCGGCGCCGCCCTGATGGCGGGGCTGGGCGCGGGAGTCTGGCGCGATCTCGGGGAGCTGCGCTCCCTGGTGACGCCGTCGCGGGAGATCGCGCCCGATCCCGGTGAAGCGGCGCGCTGGGATCGCGGCTATGCGGATTGGCGGGCTGCGGCCGAGGCGCTGCTGGGGCTCTACGATCGTCGGCGCACCGCCCCCTGA
- a CDS encoding ABC transporter ATP-binding protein, with protein MGQQAQRSERREVLNVKGLSAGYGPMRVIHDLDLIVYSGERVGLVGLNGHGKSTLFLAIAGLTGWQRGSIRLNGAEVGGTRSQGPGRYTHLVVKRGLALIPQGDEIFTGLTVEEHLDSGAFTRRAWRDRQERKKKVLQIFPPLKKLMGTAVGRLSGGERRMVAIGRGLMAEASLYLVDEPSLGLAPKIGKGVLDALMSVELGDSAMIIAEQNVALLERRVDRVLGMHVGKLKGEAAAALAYQTRREI; from the coding sequence ATGGGACAGCAAGCGCAACGCAGCGAACGGCGCGAGGTTCTGAATGTGAAGGGCCTGTCGGCGGGCTACGGGCCGATGCGCGTCATCCACGATCTCGACCTGATCGTCTATTCGGGCGAGCGGGTGGGGCTGGTCGGGCTGAACGGCCACGGCAAATCGACCCTGTTCCTCGCCATCGCCGGCCTGACGGGGTGGCAGCGCGGCTCGATCCGGCTCAACGGGGCCGAGGTCGGCGGCACCCGCAGCCAGGGGCCCGGGCGCTACACCCATCTGGTGGTGAAGAGGGGGCTGGCCCTGATCCCGCAGGGCGACGAGATCTTCACCGGCCTCACGGTCGAGGAACATCTCGACAGCGGCGCCTTCACCCGTCGCGCCTGGCGCGACCGGCAGGAGCGCAAGAAGAAGGTCCTGCAGATCTTTCCGCCCCTGAAGAAGCTGATGGGGACCGCCGTCGGCCGCCTCTCCGGCGGCGAGCGGCGCATGGTGGCGATCGGGCGCGGCCTGATGGCCGAGGCCTCGCTCTATCTGGTGGACGAGCCGTCGCTGGGGCTGGCGCCCAAGATCGGCAAGGGCGTGCTCGACGCGCTGATGAGCGTCGAGCTGGGCGATTCCGCGATGATCATCGCCGAGCAGAACGTGGCCCTCCTGGAACGCCGGGTCGACCGGGTGCTCGGCATGCATGTGGGCAAGCTCAAAGGGGAGGCCGCGGCCGCCCTGGCCTATCAGACGAGAAGGGAGATCTGA
- a CDS encoding AraC family transcriptional regulator: protein MPAESTVDVWREYMAEVYYSVDVKPRLDDFVSGEMIELPLGRLGLSNFRANQQRVFRYAEAAKSDSADNFVFLFPIREKLYFDQRGRAGFIDPGNVVILRSSEFYEAACPDGFENVTIKVPAPLMRSRVPAIDDLCAQFDVANPVLGAIVSDMALKLMRSESEWPSGIASQLSENILDLLGLMLDSAEHKGHRDFDDRSLMAAMFKRICGYLRENLGDHELSPVAVALNHRISLRYLHKLFERNGTTFGRWLMEVRLQEARRRILSDPQHAMTLQWIAFSCGFTSQSHFSTQYRARFNETPRETRLSSS from the coding sequence GTGCCCGCCGAGAGTACGGTGGATGTCTGGCGCGAGTATATGGCGGAGGTCTATTACTCGGTCGACGTGAAGCCCCGGCTCGACGATTTCGTCTCGGGCGAGATGATCGAGCTGCCGCTGGGCCGCCTTGGCCTGTCCAACTTCCGCGCCAACCAGCAGCGCGTCTTCCGCTATGCCGAGGCCGCCAAGTCGGACAGCGCCGACAATTTCGTCTTCCTCTTCCCGATCCGCGAGAAGCTCTATTTCGATCAGCGCGGCCGGGCCGGCTTCATCGATCCCGGCAATGTCGTGATCCTCCGCTCCTCCGAGTTCTACGAGGCCGCCTGCCCGGACGGGTTCGAGAACGTCACCATCAAGGTGCCGGCCCCGCTGATGCGCAGCCGGGTGCCGGCGATCGACGATCTCTGCGCGCAGTTCGACGTGGCCAATCCCGTGCTCGGCGCCATCGTGAGCGACATGGCGCTGAAGCTGATGCGCTCGGAGAGCGAATGGCCGAGCGGCATCGCCTCGCAGCTTTCCGAGAACATCCTCGACCTGCTGGGCCTGATGCTGGACAGCGCCGAGCATAAGGGCCATCGCGATTTCGACGACCGGTCCTTGATGGCCGCGATGTTCAAGCGCATCTGCGGCTATCTGCGGGAGAATCTCGGCGATCACGAGCTGTCGCCCGTCGCGGTGGCGCTCAATCACCGCATCTCGCTGCGCTACCTGCACAAGCTGTTCGAGCGCAACGGTACGACCTTCGGCCGCTGGCTGATGGAGGTGCGGCTGCAGGAGGCGCGCCGGCGGATCCTGAGCGACCCGCAGCACGCCATGACGCTGCAATGGATCGCCTTCTCCTGCGGCTTCACCAGCCAGTCGCACTTCTCGACCCAGTATCGGGCCCGCTTCAACGAGACCCCGCGCGAGACCCGCCTCTCCTCGAGCTGA
- a CDS encoding ABC transporter ATP-binding protein — MDLNREGGARRPEPPRSGEPLFACENISLDLGGREILRDISLSVGRGEVLGIIGPNGAGKTSLFEVLSGRMPPKSGRVLFKGRDVTRLALHERSRLGIGRTYQTPVVPEELTVGETLKAARQAYRPFLTRHHAEWGAELVRFHIDEERPTANLDTLDRRKLLLACLLMRRPPLILMDEPAAGLINSEVDEFDDLIRVLSKEMNVAIIIVEHRIELLDTIADRVMVMDAGEVISEGDLARVLADPKVHAAYFENVEEGTLEETQSHAA, encoded by the coding sequence ATGGATCTGAATCGCGAGGGTGGGGCGCGGCGGCCGGAGCCGCCGCGCTCCGGCGAGCCGCTCTTCGCCTGCGAGAACATCAGCCTCGATCTCGGCGGCCGGGAGATCCTCCGCGATATCTCGCTCTCGGTGGGGCGGGGCGAGGTGCTGGGCATCATCGGGCCCAACGGCGCCGGCAAGACCAGTCTGTTCGAGGTGCTCTCGGGGCGCATGCCGCCCAAATCGGGCCGCGTCCTCTTCAAGGGGCGCGACGTCACGAGGCTGGCCTTGCATGAGCGGTCCCGGCTCGGCATCGGGCGGACCTACCAGACGCCGGTGGTGCCCGAGGAGCTCACGGTCGGCGAGACGCTCAAGGCGGCACGCCAGGCCTATCGCCCTTTCCTGACGCGCCATCACGCGGAGTGGGGCGCCGAGCTGGTGCGGTTCCATATCGACGAAGAGCGCCCGACGGCCAATCTCGATACGCTGGATCGCCGCAAGCTGCTGCTGGCCTGCCTGCTGATGCGCCGGCCGCCGCTGATCCTGATGGATGAGCCGGCTGCCGGGCTGATCAATTCCGAGGTCGATGAGTTCGACGATCTGATCCGCGTGCTCTCCAAGGAGATGAACGTGGCGATCATCATCGTCGAGCACCGGATCGAGCTGCTCGACACCATCGCCGACCGGGTCATGGTGATGGACGCGGGCGAGGTGATCTCCGAGGGCGATCTCGCCCGCGTGCTGGCCGATCCGAAGGTCCATGCGGCTTATTTCGAGAATGTCGAAGAGGGCACGCTCGAAGAGACGCAAAGCCACGCGGCCTGA
- a CDS encoding branched-chain amino acid ABC transporter permease, protein MTGTWTDPTSAFDPEKPFRTVTTDDYMSPEAIWDETRRFKVPTYGVGRLRYYYKWPGHGSMLWRRLRYWPTRRTVLRFRGEYNPKTLRREKTIVDKRPIWWILGFIAMAIAPLFAPEEGQGALLAAAAVFFIYAAINLCWMLIIGTAGIFSLASFAVAGAAAYGSALLSIQFGLPWWTLPILGSVIGLVFGIIIAIPAIRLEGFYYALLTLGLVELCRVYVIQSKVFGSATGGLYGADSYIPEDWSEHAQLMLGYYASGAVMLAALTLFRFVNGKRLGRILRMAPEKREAFAEAVGVNYRAARIWVFLISSLAIGAIGGFYAAHFRGASPNLFAFDTLLLSLSMLVIGGLGRAEGAVVGTLIVVFVDRVLIDWGPLRLVLIGCLMLFVVLFLRGGLFGIKPQFRAWRDKKKSERRSSRAEKGGEMLPEEATETPDKDLLFFRRFDKMQREFLKKLVTDQVIAEHRQNPLGQHSEALERLLTYFRRQPTVEKYAITVVEPFKSYRLVALSGVRGVAPRLVEDKIYHSPEEAHHGLFLRRVQDLLES, encoded by the coding sequence ATGACCGGAACTTGGACCGACCCGACTTCGGCCTTCGATCCCGAGAAGCCCTTCAGGACCGTCACCACCGACGACTACATGTCGCCGGAGGCGATCTGGGACGAGACCCGGCGCTTCAAGGTGCCGACCTACGGCGTCGGGCGGCTGCGCTACTATTACAAATGGCCGGGCCACGGCTCCATGCTGTGGCGGCGCCTGCGCTACTGGCCCACGCGCCGCACGGTCCTGCGCTTCAGGGGCGAATACAACCCCAAGACCCTGCGCCGCGAGAAGACCATCGTCGACAAGCGGCCGATCTGGTGGATCCTCGGCTTCATCGCCATGGCGATCGCGCCGCTCTTTGCGCCCGAGGAGGGGCAGGGGGCGCTCCTGGCCGCCGCCGCCGTATTCTTCATCTATGCCGCGATCAATCTCTGCTGGATGCTGATCATCGGCACGGCGGGAATCTTCTCGCTGGCGAGCTTCGCCGTCGCCGGTGCCGCCGCCTACGGCTCCGCGCTGCTCTCCATCCAATTCGGGCTGCCCTGGTGGACCCTGCCGATATTGGGCAGCGTGATCGGGCTCGTCTTCGGCATCATCATCGCCATACCGGCGATACGCCTGGAAGGGTTCTACTACGCGCTTCTGACCCTGGGGCTGGTCGAGCTCTGCCGCGTCTATGTGATCCAGTCGAAGGTCTTCGGCTCGGCGACGGGCGGGCTTTATGGCGCCGACAGCTATATCCCGGAGGACTGGTCCGAGCATGCGCAGCTCATGCTGGGCTATTACGCCTCGGGCGCCGTCATGCTGGCGGCGCTCACCCTGTTCCGCTTCGTCAACGGCAAGCGGCTGGGCCGCATCCTGCGGATGGCGCCGGAGAAGCGCGAGGCCTTCGCCGAGGCGGTCGGGGTCAATTACCGGGCGGCTCGCATCTGGGTGTTCCTGATCTCTTCGCTGGCGATCGGCGCGATCGGCGGGTTCTACGCCGCGCATTTCCGCGGCGCCTCGCCCAACCTGTTCGCCTTCGACACGCTGCTGCTGTCGCTCTCGATGCTGGTGATCGGCGGGTTGGGCCGGGCCGAGGGCGCCGTGGTCGGCACGCTGATCGTGGTCTTCGTCGACCGCGTGCTGATCGATTGGGGCCCGCTGCGGCTGGTGCTGATCGGCTGCCTGATGCTGTTCGTGGTGCTGTTCCTGCGCGGCGGCCTGTTCGGCATCAAGCCGCAGTTCCGCGCCTGGCGGGACAAGAAGAAGAGCGAGCGGCGCTCGTCGCGCGCCGAGAAAGGGGGAGAGATGCTGCCCGAAGAAGCCACCGAAACACCCGACAAGGACCTGCTGTTCTTCCGCCGCTTCGACAAGATGCAGCGCGAGTTCCTGAAGAAGCTCGTCACCGATCAGGTGATCGCGGAACATCGCCAGAATCCCCTGGGCCAGCACAGCGAGGCGCTCGAGCGCCTGCTGACCTATTTCCGCCGCCAGCCGACGGTCGAGAAATACGCCATCACCGTGGTGGAGCCGTTCAAATCCTATCGGCTCGTGGCGCTCTCGGGCGTGCGCGGCGTGGCGCCGCGGCTGGTCGAGGACAAGATCTACCATTCGCCCGAGGAGGCCCATCATGGCCTGTTCCTCCGCCGGGTTCAGGATCTCCTGGAATCCTGA
- a CDS encoding branched-chain amino acid ABC transporter permease — translation MDWGFVFANALTLACIYGTLAIGISITWSSLGLINMAYGFIFSISGYGAWLTAQHISENGLIVILAGVLTGAVSGMVVCALAFIPIHDKPNFTVRGLIATLAISMIGTQALLWYFGPRSKSLPPLFGDWSLPILGMNMTADKVGAVVSSIVLLAVVLAWMRSSRRGLEIRAMMMNPHAAAIVGIGVRRTGFYVMALTGGLAGLASVLLSQTYYIGPFSGITPMIKGVSVALCGGLGSVLGAVIAAGLLGINEAMTSLLLGGHIVLITQFLLIIIILLIRPRGIAGILDRAREA, via the coding sequence ATGGATTGGGGCTTCGTCTTCGCCAACGCCCTGACGCTCGCCTGCATCTACGGCACGCTGGCGATCGGGATCTCGATCACATGGTCGAGCCTGGGCCTCATCAACATGGCCTATGGGTTCATCTTCTCCATCTCGGGCTATGGCGCCTGGCTGACGGCGCAGCATATCTCCGAGAACGGGCTCATCGTGATCCTGGCCGGGGTCCTGACCGGCGCCGTCAGCGGCATGGTGGTCTGCGCGCTGGCCTTCATCCCGATCCACGACAAGCCCAACTTCACCGTTCGCGGGCTGATCGCGACGCTGGCCATCAGCATGATCGGAACCCAGGCGCTGCTCTGGTATTTCGGGCCGCGCTCCAAGAGCCTGCCGCCGCTCTTCGGCGACTGGTCGCTGCCGATCCTCGGCATGAACATGACGGCCGACAAGGTCGGCGCCGTCGTCTCCTCGATCGTCCTGCTGGCCGTGGTGCTGGCCTGGATGCGGTCGAGCCGGCGCGGCCTCGAGATCCGGGCCATGATGATGAACCCGCATGCGGCCGCCATCGTCGGCATCGGCGTCAGGCGCACCGGCTTCTATGTGATGGCGCTGACCGGCGGGCTGGCCGGCCTCGCCTCGGTCCTGCTGTCCCAGACCTACTACATCGGGCCTTTCAGCGGCATCACTCCCATGATCAAGGGCGTCAGCGTCGCGCTCTGCGGCGGCCTCGGCAGCGTGCTGGGCGCCGTCATCGCCGCGGGGCTTCTGGGCATCAACGAAGCGATGACCTCGCTGCTGCTGGGCGGGCATATCGTGCTGATCACCCAGTTCCTGCTCATCATCATCATCCTGCTGATCCGTCCGCGCGGGATCGCAGGCATCCTCGATCGGGCGCGCGAGGCCTGA